From one Drosophila subpulchrella strain 33 F10 #4 breed RU33 chromosome 3L, RU_Dsub_v1.1 Primary Assembly, whole genome shotgun sequence genomic stretch:
- the LOC119553578 gene encoding ribonuclease Oy: MRSQRFLFVAILACFLVTIKSTPISDISDSDESTSVDEKPQKNLDDDSEFEGFPFKDDDESLQDSSKEMAMQDHDWDVLIFTQQWPVTTCYHWREDNPNQECTLPQKKEFWTIHGIWPTKLHQLGPNFCNNSASFSPDKLNPIEDRLETFWPDLKGVDSTEWLWKHEWQKHGTCAMLIEELDNELKYFEQGLTWREEYIMSRILDASDIHPDSNNTVAAINNAIVKALGKNPSIHCLYDGKHGISYLSEIRICFSKSLELIDCDGVKQGDAVPVGVPGGTIITNCHIGSLVHYPSLVPPLQRKSNWKLPLVNVYKLLQFLMWFTL, translated from the exons ATGCGAAGCCAGCGGTTTCTATTTGTGGCCATTTTGGCCTGCTTTCTGGTGACCATAAAATCCACGCCCATAAG CGACATATCGGATTCGGATGAATCAACTTCGGTGGATGAGAAACCACAGAAAAATCTAGACGATGACAGTGAATTCGAGGGGTTCCCCTTCAAGGACGACGATGAATCCCTGCAGGATTCCTCCAAGGAGATGGCTATGCAGGATCACGACTGGGATGTCCTGATATTCACGCAACAATGGCCGGTGACCACCTGCTATCATTGGCGCGAGGATAATCCCAACCAGGAGTGCACTCTGCCCCAAAAGAAAGAGTTCTGGACCATCCACGGCATCTGGCCCACGAAGCTCCACCAATTAGGTCCCAATTTCTGCAACAATTCCGCCAGCTTCAGCCCGGACAAACTCAATCCCATTGAGGATCGCCTGGAGACTTTTTGGCCGGATTTGAAGGGGGTCGATTCAACGGAATGGCTGTGGAAACACGAGTGGCAGAAGCACGGAACCTGTGCCATGCTTATCGAGGAACTGGACAACGAACTCAAGTACTTCGAGCAAGGACTCACCTGGCGGGAGGAGTATATCATGTCGAGGATCCTGGACGCCTCCGACATACATCCCGATTCGAATAACACGGTGGCAGCCATCAATAATGCCATAGTCAAGGCGCTGGGCAAGAATCCTTCGATCCATTGCCTTTACGATGGCAAACACGGCATCAGCTATCTCTCGGAGATTCGCATTTGCTTCAGCAAATCCCTGGAGCTCATCGATTGCGATGGTGTCAAACAGGGCGATGCCGTGCCCGTTGGCGTTCCCGGTGGCACCATCATCACCAATTGCCATATCGGTAGCCTGGTTCACTATCCCAGCTTGGTGCCACCGCTGCAAAGGAAAAGCAATTGGAAGTTACCCCTCGTAAATGTCTACAAATTGCTGCAGTTCCTCATGTGGTTCACCCTGTAA
- the LOC119553577 gene encoding UBX domain-containing protein 4 produces MNWHTGNIAEAVAESKAKDAVFVVFIEGQDEMSRKLERFVDDSRVRSRLETSDFVAIKVQGNSSAYGQFMSLYKVVPVPSLFFIGKSGTPLEIATGITASVEELSEKIDKVLILAGKRTETEVAASTSSIVGALEPNPVRSFAGADDSSSLSNAESQSVEAPEKFEAPETTSVSNSPTEEVEEPKSNPPNSPAASSYSSIPAQLSSSSLEGKSGSEAENAAVSPAALAAEKRAAATKVEASASTSGAAARNFATANLIPAVPLLTPAVPASMQLPAEGQGITPVVPASVQLPAEGQGITESEERMAEVRNLLEQKRRERVEEEKRREKESELRRRREGRESQTQQARTKEQELKNMQEQIRRERQEEQMTRERIRAQIAADRAEQAQRFNSSDMNSSTNSAAATAASSAITTESSVSSVDETRLQIRLPGGIQRTKSFPAGEVLATVRVYVRNELLAASDARDFTLATSYPRREFQTEDEVKTLSELNLVPNAVVLVLTKDQVNRVVRSGGSLMTMLATVIWAMITPAAKAFDYIHKMGLRPLTQKLTVLMANIRWPGQQANAEILQGDAAARRNMDMFSLRPTPAPGYDYDEPSTSQTARPTTTPGGGAADRPTPQTQPGPGSTPPAHNASQSQASGSQSQQFQQRPGGYQPPKYGDANIRRLQDTKKDDKEKDKATYNGNSTQQQ; encoded by the exons ATGAACTGGCACACGGGCAACATCGCGGAGGCCGTGGCGGAATCAAAGGCCAAGGACGCCGTCTTCGTGGTCTTCATAGAGG GGCAGGATGAGATGTCCAGAAAGCTGGAGCGGTTCGTGGACGATAGCCGGGTACGATCTCGCCTGGAGACCTCCGATTTCGTGGCCATCAAAGTGCAGGGAAATAGCTCTGCCTACGGACAGTTCATGTCGCTAT ACAAAGTCGTGCCCGTTCCCTCGCTCTTTTTCATTGGCAAGTCGGGCACTCCCCTGGAAATAGCCACTGGTATCACGGCCAGCGTGGAGGAACTCTCGGAGAAGATCGACAAGGTGCTGATCCTGGCGGGGAAGCGAACGGAGACCGAGGTAGCCGCCAGCACCTCTTCGATTGTGGGTGCACTGGAGCCCAATCCGGTCAGGAGCTTTGCGGGAGCAGATGACTCGAGCAGTTTGAGCAACGCAGAAAGCCAATCGGTTGAAG CTCCAGAAAAGTTCGAAGCACCCGAGACTACTTCAGTTTCAAACTCGCCCACTGAAGAGGTAGAGGAACCCAAGTCGAATCCTCCCAATTCTCCTGCAGCATCCAGTTATTCCTCGATTCCTGCTCAACTATCATCCTCCAGCTTGGAAGGGAAATCCGGTTCAGAGGCAGAGAACGCCGCTGTTTCGCCTGCCGCTTTGGCAGCAGAAAAGAGAGCAGCAGCCACCAAAGTAGAGGCTTCAGCGTCCACATCTGGAGCAGCTGCCCGAAACTTTGCCACCGCTAATCTCATACCGGCAGTACCATTGCTCACACCTGCTGTTCCAGCTTCGATGCAGCTACCGGCAGAAGGCCAAGGGATCACACCTGTTGTTCCAGCTTCGGTGCAGCTACCGGCAGAAGGCCAAGGAATCACCGAATCTGAGGAAAGGATGGCGGAGGTTCGGAACCTTTTGGAGCAAAAGCGTAGGGAGCGTGTGGAGGAGGAGAAGCGCCGCGAGAAGGAGAGCGAGCTGCGACGGCGCAGGGAGGGACGGGAGTCACAGACCCAGCAGGCCAGGACCAAGGAACAGGAGCTCAAGAACATGCAG GAACAGATTCGTCGCGAGCGTCAGGAGGAGCAGATGACCAGAGAGCGCATCCGTGCCCAGATCGCCGCCGATCGGGCGGAGCAGGCGCAACGTTTCAATTCTTCGGATATGAACAGCTCGACCAACTCGGCTGCAGCCACTGCTGCCTCTAGCGCCATCACTACAGAGTCCTCGGTGAGTTCCGTGGACGAGACGAGACTACAGATCCGTCTGCCTGGTGGCATACAACGCACCAAATCCTTTCCAGCCGGCGAGGTGCTGGCCACCGTTCGTGTCTATGTGCGAAATGAGCTGTTGGCAGCCAGCGATGCGCGTGATTTTACCCTGGCCACCAGTTATCCCAGAAGGGAGTTCCAAACGGAGGACGAGGTCAAGACGCTGAGCGAGCTGAATCTAGTGCCCAATGcggtggtgctggtgctgaCCAAGGACCAAGTGAATCGTGTGGTGCGCAGTGGTGGCTCTCTGATGACCATGCTGGCCACAGTCATTTGGGCCATGATCACGCCGGCGGCCAAGGCGTTCGACTACATCCACAAAATGGGACTGCGCCCGCTTACCCAGAAGTTGACCGTGCTGATGGCCAACATCCGGTGGCCAGGACAACAGGCCAACGCGGAAATTCTCCAGGGCGATGC TGCCGCCCGTCGCAACATGGACATGTTCTCCCTGCGACCCACACCAGCACCAGGCTACGACTACGATGAGCCATCGACGTCACAGACGGCAAGGCCCACGACGACTCCTGGAGGCGGAGCAGCGGACAGACCCACTCCACAAACGCAACCGGGACCGGGAAGTACTCCGCCGGCTCATAACGCCAGCCAGAGCCAGGCTTCCGGTTCCCAGTCGCAGCAATTCCAACAGCGACCGGGTGGATATCAGCCGCCCAAATATGGAGATGCGAACATTCGACGACTGCAGGATACAAAGAAGGACGACAAAGAAAAGGACAAGGCCACATACAATGGGAACTCGACGCAGCAGCAATAG